A genomic window from Cydia strobilella chromosome 26, ilCydStro3.1, whole genome shotgun sequence includes:
- the LOC134753178 gene encoding ran GTPase-activating protein 1 isoform X2 codes for MATFDLKSFSSALNETNKVQSGVDFTGKSLKLNTEKDAKDIVAAISACPDLYYLTLTGNTLGVAAAEAIARALESHPELKVARWSDMFTGRMKTEIPPALKALGDGMIAAGARLKVLDLSDNAFGPIGVEGLAKLLQSEVCSELEELRLNNNGLGITGARLLAKALSSRPPRLRVFIAGRNRLENDGATALALVFQKMGSLEEVAMPQNGIYHVGISALSEAFKQNPQLSCLNLNDNTIGPKGAEAVAKALPRLKNLKAINFGDCLLKSKGARTLAKAFKDNSTLLECLDLSHNEIGRAACKELVDAITMLPDSGERLARVVLAGNSLGNAASKKGMKAQLGTAGELTDDEGESGDEDDDDDDDEGMKEESDGESQDEENTEDSATEDAQHSVNISFNTMATSNNITLDTSGMDEVKNDVERFLKEPMLQNLERLGSNPVDVIEAHIESTQDTEELLTQYVNATLSVAGLSLNSDKAGDAAQLLFARTIAAANKRAASWPLTEKLLRGLALIKSEEKSPIRWHLPGCYAALARALPQHFPPALRSTLRFFIHAKLASLPAELRDSLQQHPVLLQD; via the exons CCAAAGACATCGTAGCAGCGATCTCAGCATGCCCGGACCTGTATTACCTGACGCTGACGGGCAACACACTTGGCGTGGCGGCGGCTGAAGCCATCGCCAGGGCTCTGGAGTCCCACCCTGAGTTGAAAGTGGCCCGCTGGTCAGATATGTTCACTGGGCGGATGAAGACGGAGATTCCGCCTGCTCTA AAAGCGCTTGGAGATGGAATGATTGCCGCTGGTGCCCGCCTCAAAGTCCTGGATCTGAGCGATAACGCTTTCGGCCCCATCGGCGTTGAGGGCCTCGCGAAACTGCTGCAGAGTGAAGTCTGCTCTGAGCTGGag GAGCTCCGCCTGAATAACAACGGTCTGGGCATCACGGGAGCCCGGCTGCTAGCCAAGGCGCTGTCGTCGCGGCCCCCCAGGCTGCGGGTGTTCATAGCCGGCAGGAACCGGCTGGAGAATGATGGCGCCACCGCCCTGGCGCTAGTGTTCCAG AAAATGGGGTCCCTAGAAGAGGTAGCGATGCCACAGAACggtatataccacgtcggtatATCTGCTCTTTCTGAAGCTTTCAAGCAAAACCCTCAGCTGAGCTGCCTCAACCTCAATGACAACACCATCGGGCCTAAAGGGGCTGAGGCCGTCGCCAAAGCCCTACCGAG ATTAAAAAACCTGAAAGCGATCAACTTTGGCGACTGCCTGCTCAAGAGTAAAGGCGCGCGGACACTCGCCAAAGCGTTTAAAGACAACTCTACACTCCTAGAG TGTCTTGACTTAAGCCACAATGAGATCGGTCGCGCGGCGTGCAAGGAACTGGTGGACGCCATCACCATGCTGCCTGACAGCGGAGAACGACTGGCACGAGTGGTTCTAGCTGGCAACAGCCTCG GTAACGCGGCGAGTAAAAAGGGTATGAAGGCGCAACTCGGGACCGCCGGGGAACTCACGGATGACGAAGGGGAGAGTGGGGACGAGgacgacgatgatgatgatgacgaaggTATGA AAGAAGAATCAGACGGAGAGTCCCAAGACGAGGAAAACACAGAGGACAGTGCAACAGAAGACGCGCAACACAGCGTCAACATCAGCTTCAACACGATGGCGACAAGCAACAACATCACTTTAGATACATCAG GCATGGATGAAGTAAAGAACGACGTAGAACGTTTTCTAAAAGAGCCCATGCTACAGAACCTGGAACGGCTTGGTTCGAATCCGGTGGATGTCATTGAAGCTCACATCGAG TCCACACAAGATACAGAAGAGCTTCTAACCCAGTACGTGAACGCAACGCTGTCCGTCGCCGGGCTGTCGCTCAACAGCGATAAAGCCGGTGACGCGGCGCAGCTACTGTTCGCGAGGACTATAGCGGCTGCTAACAAAAGGGCCGCTAGCTGGCCGCTCACTGAGAAGCTTTTGAGAGGACTGGCGCTTATAAAG TCAGAGGAGAAGTCCCCGATCCGCTGGCACCTCCCCGGCTGCTACGCGGCGCTGGCGCGCGCGCTGCCGCAGCACTTCCCGCCCGCGCTGCGCAGCACGCTGCGCTTCTTCATACACGCCAAGCTCGCCAGCCTGCCCGCAGAGCTTAGGGACTCGCTGCAGCAGCATCCGGTACTCTTACAGGACTAA
- the LOC134753178 gene encoding ran GTPase-activating protein 1 isoform X1, protein MATFDLKSFSSALNETNKVQSGVDFTGKSLKLNTEKDAKDIVAAISACPDLYYLTLTGNTLGVAAAEAIARALESHPELKVARWSDMFTGRMKTEIPPALKALGDGMIAAGARLKVLDLSDNAFGPIGVEGLAKLLQSEVCSELEELRLNNNGLGITGARLLAKALSSRPPRLRVFIAGRNRLENDGATALALVFQKMGSLEEVAMPQNGIYHVGISALSEAFKQNPQLSCLNLNDNTIGPKGAEAVAKALPRLKNLKAINFGDCLLKSKGARTLAKAFKDNSTLLECLDLSHNEIGRAACKELVDAITMLPDSGERLARVVLAGNSLGNAASKKGMKAQLGTAGELTDDEGESGDEDDDDDDDEGTESEEESDGESQDEENTEDSATEDAQHSVNISFNTMATSNNITLDTSGMDEVKNDVERFLKEPMLQNLERLGSNPVDVIEAHIESTQDTEELLTQYVNATLSVAGLSLNSDKAGDAAQLLFARTIAAANKRAASWPLTEKLLRGLALIKSEEKSPIRWHLPGCYAALARALPQHFPPALRSTLRFFIHAKLASLPAELRDSLQQHPVLLQD, encoded by the exons CCAAAGACATCGTAGCAGCGATCTCAGCATGCCCGGACCTGTATTACCTGACGCTGACGGGCAACACACTTGGCGTGGCGGCGGCTGAAGCCATCGCCAGGGCTCTGGAGTCCCACCCTGAGTTGAAAGTGGCCCGCTGGTCAGATATGTTCACTGGGCGGATGAAGACGGAGATTCCGCCTGCTCTA AAAGCGCTTGGAGATGGAATGATTGCCGCTGGTGCCCGCCTCAAAGTCCTGGATCTGAGCGATAACGCTTTCGGCCCCATCGGCGTTGAGGGCCTCGCGAAACTGCTGCAGAGTGAAGTCTGCTCTGAGCTGGag GAGCTCCGCCTGAATAACAACGGTCTGGGCATCACGGGAGCCCGGCTGCTAGCCAAGGCGCTGTCGTCGCGGCCCCCCAGGCTGCGGGTGTTCATAGCCGGCAGGAACCGGCTGGAGAATGATGGCGCCACCGCCCTGGCGCTAGTGTTCCAG AAAATGGGGTCCCTAGAAGAGGTAGCGATGCCACAGAACggtatataccacgtcggtatATCTGCTCTTTCTGAAGCTTTCAAGCAAAACCCTCAGCTGAGCTGCCTCAACCTCAATGACAACACCATCGGGCCTAAAGGGGCTGAGGCCGTCGCCAAAGCCCTACCGAG ATTAAAAAACCTGAAAGCGATCAACTTTGGCGACTGCCTGCTCAAGAGTAAAGGCGCGCGGACACTCGCCAAAGCGTTTAAAGACAACTCTACACTCCTAGAG TGTCTTGACTTAAGCCACAATGAGATCGGTCGCGCGGCGTGCAAGGAACTGGTGGACGCCATCACCATGCTGCCTGACAGCGGAGAACGACTGGCACGAGTGGTTCTAGCTGGCAACAGCCTCG GTAACGCGGCGAGTAAAAAGGGTATGAAGGCGCAACTCGGGACCGCCGGGGAACTCACGGATGACGAAGGGGAGAGTGGGGACGAGgacgacgatgatgatgatgacgaag GCACTGAATCAGAAGAAGAATCAGACGGAGAGTCCCAAGACGAGGAAAACACAGAGGACAGTGCAACAGAAGACGCGCAACACAGCGTCAACATCAGCTTCAACACGATGGCGACAAGCAACAACATCACTTTAGATACATCAG GCATGGATGAAGTAAAGAACGACGTAGAACGTTTTCTAAAAGAGCCCATGCTACAGAACCTGGAACGGCTTGGTTCGAATCCGGTGGATGTCATTGAAGCTCACATCGAG TCCACACAAGATACAGAAGAGCTTCTAACCCAGTACGTGAACGCAACGCTGTCCGTCGCCGGGCTGTCGCTCAACAGCGATAAAGCCGGTGACGCGGCGCAGCTACTGTTCGCGAGGACTATAGCGGCTGCTAACAAAAGGGCCGCTAGCTGGCCGCTCACTGAGAAGCTTTTGAGAGGACTGGCGCTTATAAAG TCAGAGGAGAAGTCCCCGATCCGCTGGCACCTCCCCGGCTGCTACGCGGCGCTGGCGCGCGCGCTGCCGCAGCACTTCCCGCCCGCGCTGCGCAGCACGCTGCGCTTCTTCATACACGCCAAGCTCGCCAGCCTGCCCGCAGAGCTTAGGGACTCGCTGCAGCAGCATCCGGTACTCTTACAGGACTAA